GACTCATCGCGTGGACGTGGTACTGGCCCCGCCCTTGGTGTCGGGGTACAGCCACGGTGCGACCCGGAGGATTCGCATTCGCCTGAGAGATTCCGGACCGAGGTACAAGAGCACCCCGATTCCGGGCTGTATTCGGCCATTGGTCGGTTTGGGGTCTACAGGGAAGATGGGACAGTCGGATACTTCGAGGTACCCAATCAGCCGGTTCGGGTGGGACTGAAAGGGGCGAGTCGCTGGAGGAAGGCGGCCGAAGTAAGCACCGAAGCGAACGAAGTGAGCAAGGAGCGCAGCGAGGCCCCCGACTCCAGCGACTCGGGGCTTTCGAGGTCGTCTCAACTGTCGTAGAGCACCACCAGTCACTAATGAGGTCTCCTACCTCCATCGAAGCCTCCGATGATCGAAATCTCACCGGACCCTCAGCACCCCAAGTTAATGAACCAACGACCGCACGAACAGGACAGATCGCATTAGTTTACAGTTCGATCTCGAAGACGTGCTCAGTTGGTTCGTCAACGTACAGTTCCGCAGAGTCGAGGTGGGTTCTCCATTCCCATTCCCCATCGGGATGATAAACGTTTGTATAAACCGGTCCGCTCACTTCGATTCCCGGTTTATCGGCTCCCCCGAACACGAACATCCCATCTTCATTCGTTTCGTGACGACCGCTACCGTACCAGGATTCACACTCAGCAGCTAAACACGTCGCGACCCTGACACCGGCTCCCTCAACCGGATCTCCTGCTTTGTTCTCTACCTTCACGTTGAGTACGTGACCTTCCGGGAGTTGCAAGTTGCCGACGTTTAGAGGCCGGGGTCCAACGGATACGTCTTTTATGTAGTACAGATCTGGAATCCCGTCCCTTTCTGTGATAGACTTGCCACTCAGACCCCAATAAACGATTCGTACCTGACTTGGCTCAGTGAGCGCGTGCTCGAAACGACCACTAGGACCTAGTTCGATGATTTCATAGTATCGGTTTTGACCTCCATCGGGTTTGATGTCCAAGAACACCACGTGCTCAGTTTGTGGTCTGTTGTCCGGTCGCTGTATCCGCCCACGTATCACTGGATTCGACCCGGAGTTGTTTCTTCCCACTACGGTCGTCGACCCAAAGACGCCAATTCCGGAACCACTACCGAGTGCTCTGAGAACTGATCTTCTTTTCATGATTGTCATTCCCACCCACTATTGAAGAATATACAGTCCCTTCTTATTAAAATGATTTATCATAAACATTCATCATCAAGAATGGCCGCCTTTGGATGCTACCGCCAAGAACATCCATCCAAGTGAAATCTAATATCCTCGTTAAATGGCATCTACACTAGTGCGGCTTCAGTCGTGAAACGCTAGATTCACGGCCTACAACGCCTCTGCTCAGATTCTATCAGTTCAGAGTTGACGTGGCACTAGTCGATTTCTTGAACAATGAACTCAAGGCGACCCAACACGAGGAGTCAAAAAATGAAACTTGCTGTGCTGTCCGATCTCCACGCGAATCATCCTGCGCTCGAAGCAGTCTTCGCGGATTTACCGAACACTATCGATAATGAAATCTATCTGGGTGATTTCGTCGGCCTGATGGGATTCCCGCGGGAGACAGTTATTGCTGCGAGAGAGCATGCGGATTTCGCAGTGAAGGGCAACCATGACGTTGCCGTCCTCGAGCGAAAAGAAGGTCACGTCAACAGCCAGGCGCTCTCAGAATTTGAATGTGAGCAGACATGGGCGGCACTTGATGCAGAACACCGCGATTGGATCGCTGGACTCCAGCCGTACGCTGAACTGCCTGACTTTGGGCTGTTGCTCGCCCATGCAAAGCCAACACCGGAGGCTGCAATCGGAATCTCTCCCCGCAATGCTGGCGTCGAGAAAGGTGGATTCACTCAGGTTGCGGCGTCTGTTGATACCATTACCTTCGACTACGTCATGTTAGGCCATACTCACGAGCAGGCGGTGCTTGACTGTTCACGGTTCGGAAATAACGTCACGGTCTTGAATCCGGGTAGTATCGGTCAGCCGATGGGGGAAGCCAATTACGCAGTGGTCGACTTGTGTGATGATAGCGTCGACCTCCGAACGGTTGAGTACGATGTCGATCCTGTCATCTCCAGGCTGGAAGACGCTGGTGTACCGATGACCTGGTGGTAAACTGCCGCAGCGCGTATGTCAAGGCGTAGCGTAGTGGGACTTCAGTCGTGATTAGCTAGATCCACACTACAGGCCGTCTATCGCTCGTATCTAGCAGTTCAGCGTTGAAGAGGCACTAGACTCCAACACGTCATACGAGGTAAACCGAATCTCATCGGGATCCGCCACAAGCAACGGACCCAACAATTCGTCCTCCCATTCGAGCCACGGATCCGGATACTCCGCCTTCGGCTTCGGATCCTCGACGGGACCCCATAGCTCCCGCCACGCCTCCCGACTCTCGTACTGCCAAACAGCAGTGTACTGGTCAACACGATCACCCTTGATTCCCATGAGGAACCAGTACTCCGTCA
The Halalkaliarchaeum desulfuricum DNA segment above includes these coding regions:
- a CDS encoding metallophosphoesterase family protein — translated: MKLAVLSDLHANHPALEAVFADLPNTIDNEIYLGDFVGLMGFPRETVIAAREHADFAVKGNHDVAVLERKEGHVNSQALSEFECEQTWAALDAEHRDWIAGLQPYAELPDFGLLLAHAKPTPEAAIGISPRNAGVEKGGFTQVAASVDTITFDYVMLGHTHEQAVLDCSRFGNNVTVLNPGSIGQPMGEANYAVVDLCDDSVDLRTVEYDVDPVISRLEDAGVPMTWW